One Rhinolophus sinicus isolate RSC01 linkage group LG06, ASM3656204v1, whole genome shotgun sequence DNA window includes the following coding sequences:
- the PTCH2 gene encoding protein patched homolog 2 isoform X2 gives MARPPPLGELPPDYTPPARSAAPQILTGSLKAPLWLRAYFQGLLFTLGCGIQRHCGKVLFLGLLALGALALGLRVAIIETDLEQLWVEVGSRVSQELHYTKEKLGEEAAYTSQMLIQTPRQEGENILTPEALGLHLQAALAASKVQVSLYGKSWDLNKICYKSGVPLIENGMIERMIEKLFPCVILTPLDCFWEGAKLQGGSAYLPGRPDIQWTNLDPKQLLEELGPFASLEGFRELLDKAQVGQAYVGRPCLNPDDLHCPPSAPNHHSRQAPNVAQELSGGCHGFSHKFMHWQEELLLGGMARDPQGQLLRAEALQSTFLLMSPRQLYEHFRGDYQTHDISWSEEQAGTVLQAWQRRFVQLAQEALPQNTSQQVHAFSSTTLDDILHAFSELAYACVTMLRWDCAQSQGAVGLAGVLLVALAVASGLGLCALFGIAFNAATTQVLPFLALGIGVDDVFLLAHAFTEAPPGTPLQERMGECLQRTGTSVTLTSINNMVAFFMAALVPIPALRAFSLQAAIVVGCNFAAVMLVFPAILSLDLHRRHCQRLDVLCCFSSPCSARVIQILPQELADRAVPMGIAHLTATVQAFAHCEASSQHVVTILPPQTHLVPPPSDPLGSELFSPGGSTRDLLGQEEVTRQKAACKSLSCARWNLAHFARHQFAPLLLQSHAKVFVLVLFGSLLGLSLYGATLVQDGLALTDVVPQGTKEHDFLSVQLRYFSLYEVALVTQGGFDYAHSQRALFDLHQRFSSLKAVLPPPATQAPRTWLHYYRNWLQGIQAAFDQDWVSGRITRHSYRNGSEDGALAYKLLIQTGDAQEPLDFSQLTTRKLVDEEGLIPPELFYVGLTVWVSSDPLGLAASQANFYPPPPEWLHDKYDTTGENLRIPAAQPLEFAQFPFLLRGLQKTADFVEAIEGARAACAEAGRAGVRAYPSGSPFLFWEQYLGLRRCFLLAVCILLVCTFLVCALLLLNPWTAGLIVLVLAMMTVELFGIMGFLGIKLSAIPVVILVASVGIGVEFTVHVALGFLTTPGSRNLRAARALEHTFAPVTDGAVSTLLGLLMLAGSNFDFIVRYFFMVLTVLTLLGLLHGLALLPVLLSILGPPPEVIQLYKESPEVLSPPAPLAGELRWGVSPTLPQSFARVTTSMTVALHPPPLPGAYNHPASDEPTWSPAATPAASGCRNLTSRGPCPTME, from the exons ATGGCTCGGCCGCCGCCCCTCGGGGAGCTGCCCCCGGACTACACACCCCCAGCTCGATCCGCAGCACCCCAG ATCCTAACTGGGAGCCTGAAGGCTCCGCTCTGGCTTCGTGCTTACTTCCAGGGCCTGCTCTTCACTCTGGGCTGCGGGATCCAGAGACACTGTGGCAAAGTGCTCTTCCTGGGACTGTTGGCCCTTGGGGCTCTGGCACTGGGTCTCCGCGTGGCCATCATTGAGACAGACCTAGAACAGCTCTGGGTGGAAG TGGGCAGCCGGGTGAGCCAGGAGCTGCATTACACCaaggagaagctgggagaggaGGCTGCATACACCTCCCAGATGTTGATCCAGACCCCACGCCAGGAGGGGGAGAACATCCTTACACCTGAGGCACTTGGCCTCCACCTCCAGGCAGCTCTTGCCGCCAGTAAAGTGCAAGTATCACTCTATGGAAA GTCCTGGGATTTGAACAAAATCTGCTACAAGTCAGGAGTTCCCCTAATTGAAAATGGAATGATTGAGCGG ATGATTGAGAAGCTGTTTCCGTGCGTGATCCTCACCCCCCTCGACTGCTTCTGGGAGGGAGCCAAACTCCAAGGGGGCTCTGCCTACTTGCC TGGCCGTCCCGATATCCAATGGACCAACCTGGATCCCAAGCAGCTGCTGGAGGAGCTGGGCCCCTTTGCCTCCCTTGAGGGCTTCCGGGAGCTGCTAGACAAGGCACAGGTGGGCCAGGCCTATGTTGGGCGGCCCTGTCTGAACCCTGACGACCTTCACTGCCCGCCTAGTGCCCCTAACCATCACAGCAGGCAG GCTCCCAATGTGGCTCAGGAATTGAGCGGAGGCTGCCATGGCTTCTCCCACAAGTTCATGCACTGGCAGGAGGAACTGCTGCTGGGAGGCATGGCCAGAGACCCCCAAGGACAGCTGCTGAG GGCAGAGGCCCTACAGAGCACCTTCCTGCTGATGAGCCCCCGCCAGTTGTATGAGCACTTCCGGGGTGACTACCAGACTCATGACATCAGCTGGAGCGAGGAGCAGGCCGGCACAGTGCTGCAGGCCTGGCAGCGGCGCTTTGTGCAG CTGGCCCAGGAGGCCCTGCCTCAGAACACGTCCCAGCAGGTCCATGCCTTCTCCTCTACCACCCTGGATGACATTCTGCACGCTTTCTCAGAA CTGGCCTATGCCTGTGTGACAATGCTGCGGTGGGACTGTGCCCAGTCTCAGGGTGCCGTGGGCCTTGCTGGGGTGCTGCTGGTGGCCCTGGCAGTGGCCTCAGGCCTTGGGCTCTGCGCTTTGTTCGGTATTGCCTTCAATGCTGCCACTACCCAG GTGCTGCCTTTCTTGGCCCTGGGCATCGGTGTGGATGATGTATTCCTGCTGGCACATGCCTTCACAGAGGCTCCACCTGGCACCCCTCTCCAG GAGCGCATGGGCGAGTGTCTGCAGCGCACGGGCACCAGCGTCACACTCACGTCCATCAACAACATGGTCGCCTTCTTCATGGCCGCTCTAGTTCCCATCCCTGCATTGCGGGCCTTCTCCTTACAG GCGGCCATAGTGGTTGGCTGTAACTTTGCAGCCGTGATGCTTGTCTTCCCAGCGATCCTCAGCCTGGACCTGCACCGGCGCCACTGCCAGCGCCTTGATGTACTCTGCTGCTTCTCTAG CCCCTGTTCTGCTCGGGTGATTCAGATTCTGCCCCAGGAGCTGGCAGACAGGGCAGTACCAATGGGCATTGCCCACCTGACTGCCACAGTTCAAGCTTTTGCCCACTGTgaagccagcagccagcatgtgGTCACCATCCTGCCTCCCCAAACCCACCTGGTGCCCCCACCTTCTGACCCACTGGGCTCTGAGCTCTTCAGCCCAGGAGGGTCCACACGGGACCTTCTGGGACAGGAGGAGGTGACAAGGCAGAAGGCAGCCTGCAAGTCTCTGTCCTGTGCCCGCTGGAATCTTGCCCATTTCGCCCGCCATCAGTTTGCACCCTTGCTGCTCCAGTCACATGCCAAG GTCTTCGTGCTGGTGCTCTTTGGGTCTCTTCTGGGCCTGAGCCTCTATGGAGCGACCTTGGTGCAGGACGGGCTGGCCCTGACAGATGTAGTGCCTCAGGGCACCAAGGAACATGACTTCCTGAGCGTCCAGCTCAGGTACTTCTCCCTGTACGAGGTGGCCCTGGTGACACAGGGTGGCTTTGACTACGCCCACTCCCAACGAGCCCTCTTTGATCTGCACCAGCGCTTCAGTTCCCTCAAGGCCGTGCTGCCTCCACCTGCCACCCAGGCACCCCGCACCTGGCTGCACTATTACCGAAACTGGCTACAGG GAATCCAGGCTGCATTTGACCAGGACTGGGTTTCCGGGCGCATTACCCGCCACTCGTACCGCAATGGCTCTGAGGATGGAGCCCTGGCCTACAAGCTGCTCATCCAGACCGGCGATGCCCAGGAGCCTCTGGATTTCAGCCAG CTGACCACGAGAAAGCTCGTGGACGAGGAGGGGCTGATTCCACCCGAGCTCTTCTACGTGGGGCTGACCGTGTGGGTGAGCAGTGACCCCCTGGGTCTGGCAGCTTCACAGGCCAACTTCTACCCCCCACCTCCCGAGTGGCTGCACGACAAGTATGACACCACCGGGGAGAACCTTCGCA TCCCAGCAGCCCAGCCCCTGGAGTTTGCCCAGTTCCCTTTCCTACTGCGTGGCCTCCAGAAGACTGCAGACTTCGTGGAAGCCATCGAGGGGGCCCGGGCAGCGTGCGCTGAGGCAGGCCGGGCTGGGGTGCGTGCGTACCCCAGCGGCTCCCCCTTCCTCTTCTGGGAGCAGTATCTGGGCCTGCGGCGCTGCTTCCTGCTGGCCGTCTGCATCCTGCTGGTGTGCACTTTCCTCGTCTGCGCCCTGCTGCTGCTCAACCCCTGGACGGCTGGCCTCATA GTGCTGGTCCTGGCAATGATGACTGTGGAGCTCTTTGGCATCATGGGTTTCCTGGGCATCAAGCTGAGCGCCATCCCCGTGGTGATCCTGGTGGCCTCTGTGGGCATAGGTGTCGAGTTCACGGTCCATGTGGCTCTG GGCTTCCTGACCACCCCGGGTAGCCGGAACCTGCGGGCTGCGCGGGCCCTAGAACACACATTTGCCCCAGTCACTGACGGAGCCGTCTCCACATTGCTGGGTCTGCTCATGCTTGCTGGTTCCAACTTTGACTTCATCGTAAG GTACTTCTTCATGGTGCTGACCGTGCTCACACTCCTGGGCCTCCTCCATGGCCTGGCgctgctgcctgtgctgctgTCCATCCTGGGCCCCCCACCAGAG GTGATACAGCTGTACAAGGAGAGCCCTGAGGTCTTGAGTCCCCCCGCTCCACTGGCAGGAGAACTCAGGTGGGGGGtgtcccccaccctgccccagagCTTTGCTAGAGTGACTACCTCCATGACCGTggccctccacccacccccactgccTGGTGCCTACAACCACCCAGCCTCAGATGAGCCCACTTGGTCTCCTGCTGCCACACCAGCTGCCAGCGGCTGCCGCAACCTCACTTCTAGGGGACCGTGTCCAACCATGGAGTGA
- the PTCH2 gene encoding protein patched homolog 2 isoform X3 has product MARPPPLGELPPDYTPPARSAAPQGLLFTLGCGIQRHCGKVLFLGLLALGALALGLRVAIIETDLEQLWVEVGSRVSQELHYTKEKLGEEAAYTSQMLIQTPRQEGENILTPEALGLHLQAALAASKVQVSLYGKSWDLNKICYKSGVPLIENGMIERMIEKLFPCVILTPLDCFWEGAKLQGGSAYLPGRPDIQWTNLDPKQLLEELGPFASLEGFRELLDKAQVGQAYVGRPCLNPDDLHCPPSAPNHHSRQAPNVAQELSGGCHGFSHKFMHWQEELLLGGMARDPQGQLLRAEALQSTFLLMSPRQLYEHFRGDYQTHDISWSEEQAGTVLQAWQRRFVQLAQEALPQNTSQQVHAFSSTTLDDILHAFSEVSAARVVGGYLLMLAYACVTMLRWDCAQSQGAVGLAGVLLVALAVASGLGLCALFGIAFNAATTQVLPFLALGIGVDDVFLLAHAFTEAPPGTPLQERMGECLQRTGTSVTLTSINNMVAFFMAALVPIPALRAFSLQAAIVVGCNFAAVMLVFPAILSLDLHRRHCQRLDVLCCFSSPCSARVIQILPQELADRAVPMGIAHLTATVQAFAHCEASSQHVVTILPPQTHLVPPPSDPLGSELFSPGGSTRDLLGQEEVTRQKAACKSLSCARWNLAHFARHQFAPLLLQSHAKVFVLVLFGSLLGLSLYGATLVQDGLALTDVVPQGTKEHDFLSVQLRYFSLYEVALVTQGGFDYAHSQRALFDLHQRFSSLKAVLPPPATQAPRTWLHYYRNWLQGIQAAFDQDWVSGRITRHSYRNGSEDGALAYKLLIQTGDAQEPLDFSQLTTRKLVDEEGLIPPELFYVGLTVWVSSDPLGLAASQANFYPPPPEWLHDKYDTTGENLRIPAAQPLEFAQFPFLLRGLQKTADFVEAIEGARAACAEAGRAGVRAYPSGSPFLFWEQYLGLRRCFLLAVCILLVCTFLVCALLLLNPWTAGLIVLVLAMMTVELFGIMGFLGIKLSAIPVVILVASVGIGVEFTVHVALGFLTTPGSRNLRAARALEHTFAPVTDGAVSTLLGLLMLAGSNFDFIVRYFFMVLTVLTLLGLLHGLALLPVLLSILGPPPEVIQLYKESPEVLSPPAPLAGELRWGVSPTLPQSFARVTTSMTVALHPPPLPGAYNHPASDEPTWSPAATPAASGCRNLTSRGPCPTME; this is encoded by the exons ATGGCTCGGCCGCCGCCCCTCGGGGAGCTGCCCCCGGACTACACACCCCCAGCTCGATCCGCAGCACCCCAG GGCCTGCTCTTCACTCTGGGCTGCGGGATCCAGAGACACTGTGGCAAAGTGCTCTTCCTGGGACTGTTGGCCCTTGGGGCTCTGGCACTGGGTCTCCGCGTGGCCATCATTGAGACAGACCTAGAACAGCTCTGGGTGGAAG TGGGCAGCCGGGTGAGCCAGGAGCTGCATTACACCaaggagaagctgggagaggaGGCTGCATACACCTCCCAGATGTTGATCCAGACCCCACGCCAGGAGGGGGAGAACATCCTTACACCTGAGGCACTTGGCCTCCACCTCCAGGCAGCTCTTGCCGCCAGTAAAGTGCAAGTATCACTCTATGGAAA GTCCTGGGATTTGAACAAAATCTGCTACAAGTCAGGAGTTCCCCTAATTGAAAATGGAATGATTGAGCGG ATGATTGAGAAGCTGTTTCCGTGCGTGATCCTCACCCCCCTCGACTGCTTCTGGGAGGGAGCCAAACTCCAAGGGGGCTCTGCCTACTTGCC TGGCCGTCCCGATATCCAATGGACCAACCTGGATCCCAAGCAGCTGCTGGAGGAGCTGGGCCCCTTTGCCTCCCTTGAGGGCTTCCGGGAGCTGCTAGACAAGGCACAGGTGGGCCAGGCCTATGTTGGGCGGCCCTGTCTGAACCCTGACGACCTTCACTGCCCGCCTAGTGCCCCTAACCATCACAGCAGGCAG GCTCCCAATGTGGCTCAGGAATTGAGCGGAGGCTGCCATGGCTTCTCCCACAAGTTCATGCACTGGCAGGAGGAACTGCTGCTGGGAGGCATGGCCAGAGACCCCCAAGGACAGCTGCTGAG GGCAGAGGCCCTACAGAGCACCTTCCTGCTGATGAGCCCCCGCCAGTTGTATGAGCACTTCCGGGGTGACTACCAGACTCATGACATCAGCTGGAGCGAGGAGCAGGCCGGCACAGTGCTGCAGGCCTGGCAGCGGCGCTTTGTGCAG CTGGCCCAGGAGGCCCTGCCTCAGAACACGTCCCAGCAGGTCCATGCCTTCTCCTCTACCACCCTGGATGACATTCTGCACGCTTTCTCAGAAGTCAGTGCTGCCCGTGTGGTGGGAGGCTATCTGCTCATG CTGGCCTATGCCTGTGTGACAATGCTGCGGTGGGACTGTGCCCAGTCTCAGGGTGCCGTGGGCCTTGCTGGGGTGCTGCTGGTGGCCCTGGCAGTGGCCTCAGGCCTTGGGCTCTGCGCTTTGTTCGGTATTGCCTTCAATGCTGCCACTACCCAG GTGCTGCCTTTCTTGGCCCTGGGCATCGGTGTGGATGATGTATTCCTGCTGGCACATGCCTTCACAGAGGCTCCACCTGGCACCCCTCTCCAG GAGCGCATGGGCGAGTGTCTGCAGCGCACGGGCACCAGCGTCACACTCACGTCCATCAACAACATGGTCGCCTTCTTCATGGCCGCTCTAGTTCCCATCCCTGCATTGCGGGCCTTCTCCTTACAG GCGGCCATAGTGGTTGGCTGTAACTTTGCAGCCGTGATGCTTGTCTTCCCAGCGATCCTCAGCCTGGACCTGCACCGGCGCCACTGCCAGCGCCTTGATGTACTCTGCTGCTTCTCTAG CCCCTGTTCTGCTCGGGTGATTCAGATTCTGCCCCAGGAGCTGGCAGACAGGGCAGTACCAATGGGCATTGCCCACCTGACTGCCACAGTTCAAGCTTTTGCCCACTGTgaagccagcagccagcatgtgGTCACCATCCTGCCTCCCCAAACCCACCTGGTGCCCCCACCTTCTGACCCACTGGGCTCTGAGCTCTTCAGCCCAGGAGGGTCCACACGGGACCTTCTGGGACAGGAGGAGGTGACAAGGCAGAAGGCAGCCTGCAAGTCTCTGTCCTGTGCCCGCTGGAATCTTGCCCATTTCGCCCGCCATCAGTTTGCACCCTTGCTGCTCCAGTCACATGCCAAG GTCTTCGTGCTGGTGCTCTTTGGGTCTCTTCTGGGCCTGAGCCTCTATGGAGCGACCTTGGTGCAGGACGGGCTGGCCCTGACAGATGTAGTGCCTCAGGGCACCAAGGAACATGACTTCCTGAGCGTCCAGCTCAGGTACTTCTCCCTGTACGAGGTGGCCCTGGTGACACAGGGTGGCTTTGACTACGCCCACTCCCAACGAGCCCTCTTTGATCTGCACCAGCGCTTCAGTTCCCTCAAGGCCGTGCTGCCTCCACCTGCCACCCAGGCACCCCGCACCTGGCTGCACTATTACCGAAACTGGCTACAGG GAATCCAGGCTGCATTTGACCAGGACTGGGTTTCCGGGCGCATTACCCGCCACTCGTACCGCAATGGCTCTGAGGATGGAGCCCTGGCCTACAAGCTGCTCATCCAGACCGGCGATGCCCAGGAGCCTCTGGATTTCAGCCAG CTGACCACGAGAAAGCTCGTGGACGAGGAGGGGCTGATTCCACCCGAGCTCTTCTACGTGGGGCTGACCGTGTGGGTGAGCAGTGACCCCCTGGGTCTGGCAGCTTCACAGGCCAACTTCTACCCCCCACCTCCCGAGTGGCTGCACGACAAGTATGACACCACCGGGGAGAACCTTCGCA TCCCAGCAGCCCAGCCCCTGGAGTTTGCCCAGTTCCCTTTCCTACTGCGTGGCCTCCAGAAGACTGCAGACTTCGTGGAAGCCATCGAGGGGGCCCGGGCAGCGTGCGCTGAGGCAGGCCGGGCTGGGGTGCGTGCGTACCCCAGCGGCTCCCCCTTCCTCTTCTGGGAGCAGTATCTGGGCCTGCGGCGCTGCTTCCTGCTGGCCGTCTGCATCCTGCTGGTGTGCACTTTCCTCGTCTGCGCCCTGCTGCTGCTCAACCCCTGGACGGCTGGCCTCATA GTGCTGGTCCTGGCAATGATGACTGTGGAGCTCTTTGGCATCATGGGTTTCCTGGGCATCAAGCTGAGCGCCATCCCCGTGGTGATCCTGGTGGCCTCTGTGGGCATAGGTGTCGAGTTCACGGTCCATGTGGCTCTG GGCTTCCTGACCACCCCGGGTAGCCGGAACCTGCGGGCTGCGCGGGCCCTAGAACACACATTTGCCCCAGTCACTGACGGAGCCGTCTCCACATTGCTGGGTCTGCTCATGCTTGCTGGTTCCAACTTTGACTTCATCGTAAG GTACTTCTTCATGGTGCTGACCGTGCTCACACTCCTGGGCCTCCTCCATGGCCTGGCgctgctgcctgtgctgctgTCCATCCTGGGCCCCCCACCAGAG GTGATACAGCTGTACAAGGAGAGCCCTGAGGTCTTGAGTCCCCCCGCTCCACTGGCAGGAGAACTCAGGTGGGGGGtgtcccccaccctgccccagagCTTTGCTAGAGTGACTACCTCCATGACCGTggccctccacccacccccactgccTGGTGCCTACAACCACCCAGCCTCAGATGAGCCCACTTGGTCTCCTGCTGCCACACCAGCTGCCAGCGGCTGCCGCAACCTCACTTCTAGGGGACCGTGTCCAACCATGGAGTGA
- the PTCH2 gene encoding protein patched homolog 2 isoform X1 yields MARPPPLGELPPDYTPPARSAAPQILTGSLKAPLWLRAYFQGLLFTLGCGIQRHCGKVLFLGLLALGALALGLRVAIIETDLEQLWVEVGSRVSQELHYTKEKLGEEAAYTSQMLIQTPRQEGENILTPEALGLHLQAALAASKVQVSLYGKSWDLNKICYKSGVPLIENGMIERMIEKLFPCVILTPLDCFWEGAKLQGGSAYLPGRPDIQWTNLDPKQLLEELGPFASLEGFRELLDKAQVGQAYVGRPCLNPDDLHCPPSAPNHHSRQAPNVAQELSGGCHGFSHKFMHWQEELLLGGMARDPQGQLLRAEALQSTFLLMSPRQLYEHFRGDYQTHDISWSEEQAGTVLQAWQRRFVQLAQEALPQNTSQQVHAFSSTTLDDILHAFSEVSAARVVGGYLLMLAYACVTMLRWDCAQSQGAVGLAGVLLVALAVASGLGLCALFGIAFNAATTQVLPFLALGIGVDDVFLLAHAFTEAPPGTPLQERMGECLQRTGTSVTLTSINNMVAFFMAALVPIPALRAFSLQAAIVVGCNFAAVMLVFPAILSLDLHRRHCQRLDVLCCFSSPCSARVIQILPQELADRAVPMGIAHLTATVQAFAHCEASSQHVVTILPPQTHLVPPPSDPLGSELFSPGGSTRDLLGQEEVTRQKAACKSLSCARWNLAHFARHQFAPLLLQSHAKVFVLVLFGSLLGLSLYGATLVQDGLALTDVVPQGTKEHDFLSVQLRYFSLYEVALVTQGGFDYAHSQRALFDLHQRFSSLKAVLPPPATQAPRTWLHYYRNWLQGIQAAFDQDWVSGRITRHSYRNGSEDGALAYKLLIQTGDAQEPLDFSQLTTRKLVDEEGLIPPELFYVGLTVWVSSDPLGLAASQANFYPPPPEWLHDKYDTTGENLRIPAAQPLEFAQFPFLLRGLQKTADFVEAIEGARAACAEAGRAGVRAYPSGSPFLFWEQYLGLRRCFLLAVCILLVCTFLVCALLLLNPWTAGLIVLVLAMMTVELFGIMGFLGIKLSAIPVVILVASVGIGVEFTVHVALGFLTTPGSRNLRAARALEHTFAPVTDGAVSTLLGLLMLAGSNFDFIVRYFFMVLTVLTLLGLLHGLALLPVLLSILGPPPEVIQLYKESPEVLSPPAPLAGELRWGVSPTLPQSFARVTTSMTVALHPPPLPGAYNHPASDEPTWSPAATPAASGCRNLTSRGPCPTME; encoded by the exons ATGGCTCGGCCGCCGCCCCTCGGGGAGCTGCCCCCGGACTACACACCCCCAGCTCGATCCGCAGCACCCCAG ATCCTAACTGGGAGCCTGAAGGCTCCGCTCTGGCTTCGTGCTTACTTCCAGGGCCTGCTCTTCACTCTGGGCTGCGGGATCCAGAGACACTGTGGCAAAGTGCTCTTCCTGGGACTGTTGGCCCTTGGGGCTCTGGCACTGGGTCTCCGCGTGGCCATCATTGAGACAGACCTAGAACAGCTCTGGGTGGAAG TGGGCAGCCGGGTGAGCCAGGAGCTGCATTACACCaaggagaagctgggagaggaGGCTGCATACACCTCCCAGATGTTGATCCAGACCCCACGCCAGGAGGGGGAGAACATCCTTACACCTGAGGCACTTGGCCTCCACCTCCAGGCAGCTCTTGCCGCCAGTAAAGTGCAAGTATCACTCTATGGAAA GTCCTGGGATTTGAACAAAATCTGCTACAAGTCAGGAGTTCCCCTAATTGAAAATGGAATGATTGAGCGG ATGATTGAGAAGCTGTTTCCGTGCGTGATCCTCACCCCCCTCGACTGCTTCTGGGAGGGAGCCAAACTCCAAGGGGGCTCTGCCTACTTGCC TGGCCGTCCCGATATCCAATGGACCAACCTGGATCCCAAGCAGCTGCTGGAGGAGCTGGGCCCCTTTGCCTCCCTTGAGGGCTTCCGGGAGCTGCTAGACAAGGCACAGGTGGGCCAGGCCTATGTTGGGCGGCCCTGTCTGAACCCTGACGACCTTCACTGCCCGCCTAGTGCCCCTAACCATCACAGCAGGCAG GCTCCCAATGTGGCTCAGGAATTGAGCGGAGGCTGCCATGGCTTCTCCCACAAGTTCATGCACTGGCAGGAGGAACTGCTGCTGGGAGGCATGGCCAGAGACCCCCAAGGACAGCTGCTGAG GGCAGAGGCCCTACAGAGCACCTTCCTGCTGATGAGCCCCCGCCAGTTGTATGAGCACTTCCGGGGTGACTACCAGACTCATGACATCAGCTGGAGCGAGGAGCAGGCCGGCACAGTGCTGCAGGCCTGGCAGCGGCGCTTTGTGCAG CTGGCCCAGGAGGCCCTGCCTCAGAACACGTCCCAGCAGGTCCATGCCTTCTCCTCTACCACCCTGGATGACATTCTGCACGCTTTCTCAGAAGTCAGTGCTGCCCGTGTGGTGGGAGGCTATCTGCTCATG CTGGCCTATGCCTGTGTGACAATGCTGCGGTGGGACTGTGCCCAGTCTCAGGGTGCCGTGGGCCTTGCTGGGGTGCTGCTGGTGGCCCTGGCAGTGGCCTCAGGCCTTGGGCTCTGCGCTTTGTTCGGTATTGCCTTCAATGCTGCCACTACCCAG GTGCTGCCTTTCTTGGCCCTGGGCATCGGTGTGGATGATGTATTCCTGCTGGCACATGCCTTCACAGAGGCTCCACCTGGCACCCCTCTCCAG GAGCGCATGGGCGAGTGTCTGCAGCGCACGGGCACCAGCGTCACACTCACGTCCATCAACAACATGGTCGCCTTCTTCATGGCCGCTCTAGTTCCCATCCCTGCATTGCGGGCCTTCTCCTTACAG GCGGCCATAGTGGTTGGCTGTAACTTTGCAGCCGTGATGCTTGTCTTCCCAGCGATCCTCAGCCTGGACCTGCACCGGCGCCACTGCCAGCGCCTTGATGTACTCTGCTGCTTCTCTAG CCCCTGTTCTGCTCGGGTGATTCAGATTCTGCCCCAGGAGCTGGCAGACAGGGCAGTACCAATGGGCATTGCCCACCTGACTGCCACAGTTCAAGCTTTTGCCCACTGTgaagccagcagccagcatgtgGTCACCATCCTGCCTCCCCAAACCCACCTGGTGCCCCCACCTTCTGACCCACTGGGCTCTGAGCTCTTCAGCCCAGGAGGGTCCACACGGGACCTTCTGGGACAGGAGGAGGTGACAAGGCAGAAGGCAGCCTGCAAGTCTCTGTCCTGTGCCCGCTGGAATCTTGCCCATTTCGCCCGCCATCAGTTTGCACCCTTGCTGCTCCAGTCACATGCCAAG GTCTTCGTGCTGGTGCTCTTTGGGTCTCTTCTGGGCCTGAGCCTCTATGGAGCGACCTTGGTGCAGGACGGGCTGGCCCTGACAGATGTAGTGCCTCAGGGCACCAAGGAACATGACTTCCTGAGCGTCCAGCTCAGGTACTTCTCCCTGTACGAGGTGGCCCTGGTGACACAGGGTGGCTTTGACTACGCCCACTCCCAACGAGCCCTCTTTGATCTGCACCAGCGCTTCAGTTCCCTCAAGGCCGTGCTGCCTCCACCTGCCACCCAGGCACCCCGCACCTGGCTGCACTATTACCGAAACTGGCTACAGG GAATCCAGGCTGCATTTGACCAGGACTGGGTTTCCGGGCGCATTACCCGCCACTCGTACCGCAATGGCTCTGAGGATGGAGCCCTGGCCTACAAGCTGCTCATCCAGACCGGCGATGCCCAGGAGCCTCTGGATTTCAGCCAG CTGACCACGAGAAAGCTCGTGGACGAGGAGGGGCTGATTCCACCCGAGCTCTTCTACGTGGGGCTGACCGTGTGGGTGAGCAGTGACCCCCTGGGTCTGGCAGCTTCACAGGCCAACTTCTACCCCCCACCTCCCGAGTGGCTGCACGACAAGTATGACACCACCGGGGAGAACCTTCGCA TCCCAGCAGCCCAGCCCCTGGAGTTTGCCCAGTTCCCTTTCCTACTGCGTGGCCTCCAGAAGACTGCAGACTTCGTGGAAGCCATCGAGGGGGCCCGGGCAGCGTGCGCTGAGGCAGGCCGGGCTGGGGTGCGTGCGTACCCCAGCGGCTCCCCCTTCCTCTTCTGGGAGCAGTATCTGGGCCTGCGGCGCTGCTTCCTGCTGGCCGTCTGCATCCTGCTGGTGTGCACTTTCCTCGTCTGCGCCCTGCTGCTGCTCAACCCCTGGACGGCTGGCCTCATA GTGCTGGTCCTGGCAATGATGACTGTGGAGCTCTTTGGCATCATGGGTTTCCTGGGCATCAAGCTGAGCGCCATCCCCGTGGTGATCCTGGTGGCCTCTGTGGGCATAGGTGTCGAGTTCACGGTCCATGTGGCTCTG GGCTTCCTGACCACCCCGGGTAGCCGGAACCTGCGGGCTGCGCGGGCCCTAGAACACACATTTGCCCCAGTCACTGACGGAGCCGTCTCCACATTGCTGGGTCTGCTCATGCTTGCTGGTTCCAACTTTGACTTCATCGTAAG GTACTTCTTCATGGTGCTGACCGTGCTCACACTCCTGGGCCTCCTCCATGGCCTGGCgctgctgcctgtgctgctgTCCATCCTGGGCCCCCCACCAGAG GTGATACAGCTGTACAAGGAGAGCCCTGAGGTCTTGAGTCCCCCCGCTCCACTGGCAGGAGAACTCAGGTGGGGGGtgtcccccaccctgccccagagCTTTGCTAGAGTGACTACCTCCATGACCGTggccctccacccacccccactgccTGGTGCCTACAACCACCCAGCCTCAGATGAGCCCACTTGGTCTCCTGCTGCCACACCAGCTGCCAGCGGCTGCCGCAACCTCACTTCTAGGGGACCGTGTCCAACCATGGAGTGA